CTGACTTTCTGCAGatatgtgacactgtcaagactaatggaaTAAATCCAAAAATCTACAAGCTCATGCTCTTTCCATTTGCAGTAAGAGACAGAGCAAGGCTATGGCTGGACTCTCAGCCTAAGGAAAGCCTAGATAGTTGGGAGAAAGTGGTAAATGGATTCTTGaccaagttctttccaccttaaaagctgagcaagcttagggTGGAAGtacaaaccttcagacagaaagagggtgaattcctctatgaagcttagaaaagatacaagcaactgatcaGGAGGTGTCCTCCTGAAATGATCTCAGAATAGACCATGTTGGATATTTTCTATGATAGTCTATCTAAGATGTCCAAGATgacattggaccactctgcaggtggatcacTCTATTTGAAGAAAATGCTTGAAGAGGTACAAGAGCTTCTTGACATGGTTGCTAACAACTATtacatgtacacttctgaaaggaaccctgtgaacaatggggtaaCTCAGAAGAGAGGCGTTCTAGAGGTAGATACCTTATATGCCATTTTAGCTCAAAATAAGCTCATGTCCCAGCAaatcaacatgatctctcaacaCTTGAGTGGGACACAGAGTTCAGAGGCTTACTATCCAGAGACAGCCTATGAGGTGGATATAGGTGATAACGCCTGGACCACGATGGAGGAGGTTAACTATATGGGAAACTCCTCCAGAAACTCCAATAACAATCCCTATTCAAATACTTTCAATCAGGGATGGAGGAACTACCCTAACTTTGGGTGGAGAAATTagcagaagcctcaacaaggcttcagcAACAATCAAAATGGAATGAACCAGAACTGGTTCAATAATAAACCATTCGAACCCTCTCAGTAGCAGATGAAGACACCTATGCAGAGCCTCTCTGACTTGGCTACTATAATCTCTAACCTTTCTAAGACTACACATaatttcatgactgaaactaggtcttccattaggaaccTAGAAATACAAAttggtcagctgagcaagaggATCCCAAAGATTCCTTCAAACACTCTTCCAAGTAACACAGAGGTTAATCCAAAGAAAGAGTGCAAAGCCCTCACTATAAAGGTCATGGCCGAACCCAAGGAAGGgattgccattcatgagctcaaGATAATCAGAGCTCATGAGGAGGTTGAGACAGTCACCTTACACGCCCCTCAACTGAGAGAGGAATCTGAAGAATACTCTACTTTAGAAGAGGATGAGGAGTCCAAAGAATTGCAAATTGCTTGGTACTTAGCCATCCTCAGGAAGATGAAAGCCAACTCCTCTCATACAGAGACATTGGAAGAGGAAGATGAGCCTGTGGTGCTAGCCAAGAAGTGTAGTGCCTTGGTCCAAAAGAAGCTTCCTCAGAAGCTGCCAGATCCCAGAAGCTTTCTAATCCCCTGCACTATAGGGACCATCACTTTTGAGAAGGCATTATGTGACATTGGttcaagcatcaatctaatgccTCTATCTGTGATGAAGAGGGTAAGAATACTGAAAGTGCAAAATGCCAAGATCTTattggagatggcagataaGCCCCTGAAAAGGGCGTATGGAATGGTGGAAAATGTCCTAGTTAAGGTTGAAAActtttacatccctgctgatttcataatcttagataATGGGGAGGACAgagatgaatccatcatccttggaaggcCTTTCTTAGCCACTGCCAATGCCATAATTAATGTAGAAAGAGGAAATCTAGTCCTTAGACTACAAGAGGATCATATCTTGTTCAAGATCCCTAATCCTCGATCTTCCTCTGACAAAGTTGGTACCATTGTGCAGCACATTGTGTTTCTGCATTCCCTCTAAGTGCAAAGCTTTACAGCACCCCCAGACACTaactataagtttggtgttggggaaCCATTATCAAGTATAGAGAAGGAAGGTACTAAAAAGAAGGTACCTAAAGGctggaagaacaagaagatccctactgaagtcctctcacctggcatgagagttgtcttcacCTAAAGTCTAGTTCTTCCATACACAGTGAGTAGAATCCTGTCTCTAGAGCATGTGGAGCTCATTCTTGAGAGCACATGAAAGAAGTTTACTGTAAGGGGTGAAATTCTGAGCCCCACTTATCTCCATGATGGAGCTGTCTGTCAAACTAATGACGGTAAAtgagtgcttgttgggaggcaacctaaccATAATTAGAGtaatagtattttattttttgttatttgattttgtttagtTTATTCTTGTTAGTTTTTCTCTTGCTTTTTGATGTTTATGATCATGTACAACACTTAAAAGAGTGACAGAAGCTTACAAAACTAGAAACAGAACACCCTAGAGTAACCCCCTTGTTGGCGTTGAACATTTGACAAGGAGGGACATGCTTGTTCAATGCCACAAGGggacaaggagctggagttgaACGTCAGGAAGGGAGCAtcctgggcattcaacgccccaAAAGGAGAGAagcctggcgttgaacgccagaaaggcgGTACCCTAGGCGTTCAATGCCCCATAGGGGGCAGGCAGATTGAGTCTGCAACCTTTTCAGCTAAGTGGGTTCCACAGAatctccacctaccccaccttcTTCTCTCTCCTACTTTCCCTCTTTCCCACACACACTCTTCCCTATACACCCTCAACCAATCAAATCCACATCACCTTTTCCTCTTCCAATACCCTTCATCACTTCCATTATTTTTCTCTCCCTTATAACCGAACCCTAACCCTCACACCCTTATAAATATCCCTTCATTGCTCTCATCATCTTCACACCTAAACACTCTATTCTTTTTCCCTTATACACTTTAAACACTCTTCACCTTCCTCACTTGCCACTTGGCTGAAGGTTTCTCTTCCTTTCCTCCTCTATAATTCTTCTTTTTTctacttctttcttctctttttacTACTATTTGCTTGAGACGAGCAAAgttcttaagtttagtgttgcaAAAGCTTTGCTTTTTGACTTCTACCACTCATAAGTATAGCACCCAAGGTCGGTGAAGCCTCAAGGAAGAGAGTCCTGCTTCTTCTACTGAACCTTGGAAAATGAAGAGATTTCTCACCAAGgctcatcaagaccacttctatgatgtggTGGCAAATAAAAGGGTGATCCCCGAGGTTCCCTTTAGGCTAAAAAAGGATGAGTATCCTGAAATCCAACAAGAAATCTGGAGAAGAGATTGGGAAGTACTAACCAATTCTATCTCGGAGGTTGGAATACTAATGGTGCAAGAATTTTATGCCAATGCTTAGGTCACCAAGAATCATGATACTAGTGTGAACCCACAGCCAAAGAATTGGCACACCATGGTGAAAGAGCAACTCCTGGACTTCAGCCCGGAAAGTATAAGAGTGGCGCTCAAGCTAACACAAATACTAAGAGATCCACACTCTTACATCAAAAGGGTCAACTCTGATCAGAGGTTGGAGCAAGTGTTCACTGACATATGTGTAGAGCGAGCCCAATGGAGGTTAGACACCCAAGGAAAGCCCTACCAACTGAGTAGGcttgacctcaagcctgtagctagaggatggttggagcttatccaacactccatcatccctacaagtaACCGATCTGAGGTTACTATTGACTGAGCAAtaatgattcattgcattatgcttgccAATGAGGTGAAGGTATATGAGGTGATACTTCGAGAGCTGTACAAGGTGGCAGAAAAGCCCTCCACCCAAGCAAGGCTGGTGTTTCCACATCTCATATGTCACTtatgcaattcagctggaattgtcatagaagaagacatccccattgagaaggacaagcccatcacaaaATGAAAGATGGAGCATGTTAGAGAGCATGCACACACACCATATCAAGAGCCTGTGTAACCGCCTCCActagagatccctgagatacctcaagggatatATTTTCCTCCGCGAGACTATTGGGATCAACTGCATATCTCAATAGGGGAGCTGAGCTCAAACATAGAGCAGCTGATAGTGGAGCACACTGAGCACGCCACTACCCTCCATGAAATGAGAGAAGATTAGAGAAGGATGATGGAGGAGCAGCAGAGGCAAGGACGTGAGATAGAGGAGATCAAACGCTCCATTGGATTCTCCAGGGGAAGCAGCAGCCACCGCCACTGAGGTTGTTGAGTCCCATTATATctctctattttatttatgtttttactgtacttttatttattgtctgttttctttttcaagttaTGATCACAAGTAGTCACTTTCtagttttgttttttgtttgtgTGATAAGCTGTCTATTGTATCATCACCAtgcttaaaaagaaaaatttatttgaaaaagaaatagtGAGATGCAAGAATCAAGAAAAGctaaactaagagaatcaataatatcatctgaaTTCTAGTTCTAAAAGAACCCAATACTTCTGAGCCCCaaaagaaagtgagatgccaaaactgctCAGAAGTAAAGAGCTATTAGTCTCGCTCATCGTGtggaactaagcttcattgaaaAACTTTAAGACTTATTgtatctctctcttctttttagtCCTACTTGTTTTTGgttacttgaggacaagcaatagtttaagtttggtgttctgataagcggatattttatacgctttttgatgttattttcttagtatttttagtatgttttgttgattttcattatgtttttattgcaaaattcactttttggattctactttgagattttatgttttcatatgattttaggtaatttttggATAAATTTGGCAAGTTCTAGCAAAAGTCCGATTCATAGGCAAGGAAAGCATAGCAGATGCTGTCAGAATCTGACCTCTGTGCATTCAAATGATTATTTTTGGAGCTACGGAGGTCCAAAAGATGCattcttaacggcgttggaaagctagCTTTCAGAGATtcctagcaatatataatagtctatacttttttCCAGATGGGACTGTCCAaaatgggcattgaacgcccaaattACCCCTGTGGAGCGTTAAACGCCCCAAGAGGACTCAATCGAGAATTCAACGCCATCGAGGAGCACAAGGCAGCATGGACACCCCCCTAATGGGCATTCGACGCCCACTCCTTCAAGTTAGAagccaagctcagcccaaacccTCATCAACTGGGCCCAGAAGTTGATTTTTGCATCAATTTACTTAGTTTACTTCATTTTGTAATTCTGAAGTATTAATTTAGTTTATATAGAAGAAAGATCACCCTTGTTTAGGACTTTTGATCTTCAGCTTCACcaatctttatcttttattatgtTCAAACTATTCTCTGTACAGTAtaagcaactaaacctcctagaTTAAGGTTAGGAGTTTTGCTGATtcctatgaattaatacaaGTACTTTTCTATTTCAATCAACGTGTGATTCTATTCTATGATGCATTGCCGTTCTTCATCCTTATGAATTTCgattctacatgagttcttaTGAGTCCTGACCCGGATAATATTGAGCTACAGCTTGAGGATGGATCACGAGTTCCAACAAAAATATCTGGATTAATTGggtatgtgacatataatcctatTAGTTTAGGGCAACTGAggttcctgtggctctaagggcTAGAACCATAAGAGCAGCAgtctctgatccggaagatccgaacttgtctgtggtgttttgagtaggatcaacAAAGAGATTGACTTGCGCATGCTTCACCCTCTCCCAGGTTGATCTAGTCTGTTCGGATGTTTGGTCTGCACCtgaggagattaatgaccacgACCCATGGCTTAATCACTTACTTCCTTGCCATTAAATGAATCATTCATCCTTGAAGTAGAGAGTATGACGTGTTAATTCAGAATAAGAAGCacctctgaagccttaactacAGCTAATTACTTTCTTTGCGTTCGATTGTTATTGCTTGTTTATGCGCCTACAACAAACAACTACTATTCTTCtattcgcctgactaagatctacaggATAACCACAGATTACTCAATCCAGCAATCCTCGTAGGATTCGATCCTCATTCatctgaggtattacttggacaacccggtgcacttgccggttcaATTGTGCGGGTTTAAATTTCGCGCGCCAACAAGTACTTTAAAGGTGTAAAACACATGGATTTAAAGTACTTGACAGTTAAAGAAGAAGATCAGAAACAAAAAGTATCTATTGAGCATATTGTTACTGATATGATGATGGCGAATCCATTAACTAAGGGATTACCacccaaaatattttttggtcaTGCAATACAGACGGGCATAATTGATAAGTCCTTATTACCATAAaagtataatatatatacatatgtatgattatatgttttgcttactTTGTTATGACACTTGTGAAGTCAATTAAAGTTATGTTTCTACTTACTCATTGATTATCATATTATGGTAATTACACGTAATGTTTGGACTGATAACATATTACTATATAAAAGTTGAGTTGAGTTGATTTTGTGATACATAGAAAGAACCATGTTATTAATAGACATATACCACCATAAACCAATTAATTTAACTCAAGTAAGAATGACGATTTGATTATTTCAACATAAAGTATTACGCTTTATGGTTGTTGAATCTTCAAGTTACACATAGATCAAATGGAAGAttataagttattttatttaaataataatatgatCAATGTATAATAAAACTCATTCTAATTATTGTAAAATAAAGATGATGGCTATTACTCAATAAAAGAgtagaattagtggaatttttaaataataaaataaaatatatccCTTTTCTCTCTTTagaatagaaaaatagaagttacaattttttaaaaaaatgtgacaACAAGAGAAGTAGAACatctttgaaaaataataatttttagtttttctttatGTCATCAACGaggaaaaaacaaagaaagaagaaaaaaaggaaaaaacatCCAGAAATATTGAAAGACTGCACAACGGTTCAGTTGTTTAGAATGCATACTCATAACACAAAGATCACTAAGAATAGTAAAAGCGTGGTGTGCTCATAATTCACAAATATtgagaaaaaaagaagagaggaaAAAACATTCAGAAATATTGAAAGACTGTATAATGACTCAGTTGATTAGAATGTATCCTCATAACACAAAGATCACTAATAATAGTGAAAGCATGGTGTGCTCATACTTCACAGgttcttaaattaaaattaaactttaacattaaaaaataacCATAAGTTAAGAACATCTCAATATTTACTAACATCGATCTAggtatgtattttatttatatttttataatgtgataattataaattttaaaattttttattagtgttagaaataatttttgtattGATAGTAACTACTTAAATTCTAACAGAAAGAACGCATAAAATTATGGAGTTGGAGCACTACAACACCATGAACGGAAGAAATATAAGATTGAAGACACTTAATCGTTTAATCTTAGTCGAGTTGGACAAAACTAGCAAGTTAGGATACAAATAATTTAAAGTTTAATGGTGACAAAAGAAATTTTATATCAATATCAACgtaacaaaaaattatgaaaaatcaTTTAATTATGTTGTAAAACAATGATAATTGTAAATGTCCTGGCTAGCATCCATAATGGAAGATTAGCCATACATAATAGATGTTTTCACTAAATGATAAGTGAGTTAGGTcgataatattttattattattattttttaaaatcttcaTTTGTAAATAAGAATCAAAGATGACGATTTTAAATTAAGGTTTTGAAAATCGAACTGAATCGGTTGGTCTGATCAGTTTAATTGCAAACCGATAATTTTACAGTTTGGTTTAACATAAAAAACTGTTAAAATTAAAACCGTTTTTAAACTGTTGAACCGGTTAAAAATCGGTCAGTTAGATCAAACTGGAATCTGGccggttttttttattttactcaaAAATGCCAAAATGCAACCGTTTAGCATTCAGTAAAACACCCCCACTTCATACtcttttttatacttttataatgtgataattataaattttaaaattttttattagtgttagaaataatttttgtattGATAGTAAAAACTCAAATTCTAACAGAAAGAACGCATAAAATTATGGAGTTGAAATTTCTGATTAGTGACTTGTTAAGCTGCTATTGTTGTTATGCTGCTGTTTTGTTGTGGCACTGTTGTTGTTATGCTGTTGTTTTGTAATGGTTGTTGCTGAATgctaaaaatagaaattaaatcaAATGCTGGTTGTTGTTGAATGAGTAGGGTAGCTACCTGCCAATGCATATATAAATAAactgatgaatgatgatgatggtagTGGAAGAAAAGTCAAAGTGTATAGGTAGTTGGTGATATGTTATGCTTTCTTATTCAATGACTACTTGTTATGTTGATACCTCAACTTGGAAACAACACTAGATCCCGTTTATGGCTTGCTCAGCAGAAGAATTTGTTGCTAAGAGAGCTCTCTTACAACAAATGAATGCAACGCTGCCTAAGATTAAACCAAAAAGGTCATCTTGCAAGGTTCTGGTTCATGTTCAGTTAGCATAATACCACATAATGATCGACATTTTTTAACTGAACTAGCTCAACATTCTTTTGAATTGATAATTCTTTGTCTCCTGACATTtctaaattagaatctgagGTGTTAAGTGATCCTGTTAACCCTCAAAgtcaaaatttaatatttagatatttCTTTTCACTATTTAACTTTTGAATTTGTATTTTGATAAGATCATATGAATTTGGTTGATGGTTTTTGTGTAATGTTTTAAATTTAGAAGATATTTTaggatgtttatttataatttatttattattttattttaaatagttttttCGGTTGAACCATTGGTTAAACCAATTAGACTAATAAACCAATTAACCAGTGACTAGAACGGTTTGATGACCGGTCCGATTTTCAGAACCTTAGTTTTAATGCATAACAAGCTCATAGGAAGAAGCTATTAACTACAAGCTTTAATATGCTTATAAGTTAGTTTTTGAGCAATATTATAAGTATCATTATAAAGAAAGCTTATGATATAAATACATGTAtcctaaaattagttattaaaataaaaattagtataaaatatatgttaaaatataaatacacattaaaaataaatcaaacaatatatatttatacacaatatattaatggttaattttaatatacaaagagtatttttattataaaattatcattatgaatacaattcttttattttcatatataaattttcacttctatttttatttattcatctTAATTTCACAATACATTGTCAATATGAGGATTCTTAAGATAAGAAATTTTAGTGTTAGTTTAGATTGactttttgaataaaaaaataccttttttgttaaaaaaataaagcccttttattaattttaataccTTTGAATACatcttttaagaaaaataattttattaaaaaaataaattatttaatttttctaaaaactaatattaccttacttttaaataaagtagaagtaaaaaatatttttaatatttaaaaactcgttttagaaaatcaatccaaatataaaatagtttttttatattaaaaaaggtcttttaaaaaggataaagaaaataagtactgtttttaaaaattaattcaaattgaCTCTTAATTATgtcaaatttttttgtttggaaTTTATACCACTTCATATGCctagaaaaaattatttctcATCTATTACAAATGTTGAAATTTACCTTGACCCTATGAGTCTTTATAAAACATAGtcaaatcataattaattaagtaattaattgaATATCGACGAAAATGGTTAAAAAATTTAGCAATCAAAATTTGacaatttaaatatgatatttgaacttagtggatttttctgagtcggaaaacatagttttctgcatAAAAACGCGCACTGAAAATTTGACCGGCAATACCGGCTGAGATCTGTCAGGTACTACAGTTGgaaaaattaattatgagtgTGAAAGgttaaaaagttaaatttttgTAGTTGAGATGGTAAAAATAACTAAAACGCACAT
The Arachis stenosperma cultivar V10309 chromosome 7, arast.V10309.gnm1.PFL2, whole genome shotgun sequence genome window above contains:
- the LOC130939888 gene encoding uncharacterized protein LOC130939888 translates to MKTPMQSLSDLATIISNLSKTTHNFMTETRSSIRNLEIQIGQLSKRIPKIPSNTLPSNTEVNPKKECKALTIKVMAEPKEGIAIHELKIIRAHEEVETVTLHAPQLREESEEYSTLEEDEESKELQIAWYLAILRKMKANSSHTETLEEEDEPVVLAKKCSALVQKKLPQKLPDPRSFLIPCTIGTITFEKALCDIGSSINLMPLSVMKRVRILKVQNAKILLEMADKPLKRAYGMVENVLVKVENFYIPADFIILDNGEDRDESIILGRPFLATANAIINVERGNLVLRLQEDHILFKIPNPRSSSDKVGTIVQHIVFLHSL